From the Lactobacillus johnsonii genome, the window AAACTCTAATTCCAGTTCCTAAAATCAATGCAATAATCGCCATATCTCGCTCGTGATTCTTTTTAAAGGCAGGTAGGGACTGCTTATTACATTTATGTATATATTCATTTTCAATAAAATCTAAGAATTGGTACTTTAAATCTCCCATATACATATGTGACTCTAAAACATGAGCTCTATAATTTAATGTCTTAGTGTCATTTAATGAATTGATTTTTAACATGACATTACGGTCAAAATATGGTTCACCATGATTATTGTCAGAAGTAATCGTTAAGAACTTATAGAGGGAGCGTAGAGCATTAATAGAACGATTAATGGTAGTTGGCGAATTTAAGCGACCTTGTTGATTTTTAGTATGTTTAAGATGATGAATGTACAGCATAACATCATTTCTTTGTAGATTTTCCAACGTCGTTACTTCAATCTCTTTATTAGAAGAAACTGAAGCAATATTATTTTGTCTTAGCCAGTCGAAAAAACGTCGAATTTCAGTTAAATATTGATAGGTTGTAGTTAATGAATGAGAAGTTCCTAGATTGTATTCCTTTACAAAATCTGGCATATTAGCCAATTCTTGCTTAATAAGTTCTAAGTATTTATTAGTTTCCAAATTATAGTCTCCTCGAACGTAGGTTTGTATAATATTATATCTTATTTATTGACCTAAAAAAAGTTTTGTTACTGTCCCCTAGCAGGAGAGAGGGGAGACAAGCTAGTATACTATGGAAAAGGCTGGTAATTAGTTATAACGCGTATGGAATTTAGATCAATTTACAACTAACAGGATCAGAACAATAAATTAATCTAAAAAGAACGGATTTTTAGTATAAATAAAGGGTATTTAAGAAAAATCATTAAGTAAAAAGCAATTATTGCTGTAAATAAGCGTAGTTTCAAAGCATGAATAATAAAATTAACTATAATGTATGAGAAGTTAAGGTTAAAATAGGAGATAAACATAAGCTGAATAAGAGTATTAAAGGAGAATAAAAAGTATTAGTTCAAAAATGATATAGTAAAATATTTAAATATCGGACTGAATTACATATGGTTAAAATAAATTTGTAGCTGTTGGGATCAAAACAAAATTTTAAAAGTTAACTTTAAAAGAAAAAACAGATCGATTTGAATGAATTAAAAATCCATATTTTATAGGATATACATCTATACCTTTCATTAAAACAATAATTTTAATGAAAGGTAATTTTAATGAAAAATCATGTATTATTGCCCCAGCCAGGAGTAATATTGTCCTAATTTATTACTCTATGTATTACCATAATCATATTCAGTAAGAACTATAAAATCTAGCAATCCCTTATATTTCAATTATTTTCAAAATATCATAAGTTCAAGATAAAATATACTTATCCTATCTAAGCTTTTATCTGAGAATACTTGTACAACTAGCTTAAATCCACAAATAAGCTCTGGCAATAGCAAACATTTTGCATAGGACATATAACAGAAAATTTAAATCAAATCGATTAACTGCTAACCAATAATTATTTTAAAAGCCATAGAATGGCCGCCACAGCATCACAAAGTTATAGATAAGAGATAGACATAGCTATAAAAATTTTTACTTAAGCTTACAGTGAAGATTCAAAATAAAAATCCTTAACTTATATTTTTTAGTTAGTAAGAATCTAATTAACCCAGAAAAATTATTTTAGATATGTTGATAAAGATTTAACTGCCTAAAACATAATACATATAAACAAGGTACTTTTGATATATTCTATAATTTTTATATACTACTTTACATAATATACATTATACGAATTTATACTTTTATGATTTATTAGCTCCTTTTTTCTAATCCTTACCACTTATTTTTTCTAAATAAAAAATCTCACTAGATTGAACTGAGGATTCACCGGTTTAATCTAGTGAGATTTTTAAACATGTACTAAAAATTTTAACGACTAGTCATTTTTGAAATTTAATTTTTTTCGTTTACTTAATGAAATTGTATAAACAATATTAATAGTTCCCAGAAGTAATACTGCAAACCATATAGTTTTTAAGAGAAATACTTTTTGAAGTAATGCTGACACAATGGCTCCAAATGCAAAAGCAATAACTAAAAGCATGTAGTTAACAGCTGCATTATGCTGAGATTTATCTTCACCAAAGAAATATGCACTCCAGGCAACGACAGATTTTTTTAAATTACCAGTTGTAAATGCATTATTATACCCCATACCTTCGATCTTACTAAAGGAAGCATTTTGAACAGCCAGTCCAAAGGCAATTACGGGCACGACATAATAATTCGGAACAGTTTTAGGAACAAAGCCTACTCCTAAGCAAATAAGTAAAATTGGAAATAGACAAAATACCCGCCAATAATTACTTTTTACGTATTTATGAAAAAGACCTACCAGTAATAACCCTAAAGTAAATGCAATAAATGTAGTTGCTCTATTTAACATACCAGCTATATTGTGATCCGCAAATGCTGAAGCAAAGAAGATAACATTTCCTGTTTGCCCTGCAGATAAAGTATGTCCTCGTTGAATATAAGTATAAGCATCAATAAAACCAGCTGAAAAAGTTAAGGATGTAGCTAAAATACGTGATTCTGATGGCCGATACTTATCATTAGTAAATATATTCATATTTAACCCCCGTGTTATAAGCCCAAATTAAAAACATGATCAAGGTAGACCATGTTTTTAACCGAATTAATCTTCAATCTGAATGTTCTTAATAATTACATCTTCTTTAGGCTTATCATTTGCCTTATCACGTGGAACCTTTGCAATTTCATCAACGACATCCATACCATCAATTACTTGACCAAAAACTGTATGACGACCATCTAACCATGGGGTTCCACCCTGTTTATATGCTTTTACAATTTCTTTTGGATAGCCAGCTGCATCCATTTCCTTAATCATTCGTTTAGGCACATTCTTATTTTGAACAATAAAGAATTGACTACCATTAGTATTAGGACCAGAATTAGCCATGGAAAGTGCACCACGTAAGTTAAAGAGTTTATTTGAAAACTCATCTTCAAAAGGATGTCCCCAGATACTCTCACCGCCAGTACCGTCACCCTTTGGATCACCACCTTGGATCATAAAGTCACTAATTACACGATGAAAAGTAGTATTATCATAGTAACCCTTTTTAGCTAAACGAACAAAATTTTCTACAGTCATTGGAGCATCTTTTTCAAATAATTGAACTTTAATATCTCCATGATTAGTTTTAATTACTGCTTTTGGACCTTTTACATTTTCAAGGTCTAATTGTGGATATTCCATTTTAGTCCTCCTATTTTTAATCTGTTCTAGTCTATTCTACTATTTATTACTAGACACTTCATTAATCTATTTCTTCTTTCAAATATTTTCTAATGGTATCAAGCATAATTTGCCCATATGCTTTTAATTTTGCTTGACCAACACCTGAAATATTCAAAAAGTCTGTTTTTGTTTTAGGTTTTTGAAGTGCCATATCTCTTAATGATTTATCAGAGAAAATATAAAATGCTGGTATTCCCTGCTCTTTAGCTAACTCTAAGCGTGTTTCCTTTAAACGCAAGAATAGATTATTCTCCTTTTCTGAAATTTGATTAGTAAGTTGTATTGATTTTCTGATATTTTTTGAAATCTTTTGACTTACTTGCTTTTTATCATCTAAAACGTCCCATCCTAAATTAGTTACATGAACTACAGGATATTGAGTATCTGTTAGCTCCAAGTAGTTATGACTGATTAGATAATTAATTAAGTCTAAGGCAGCCCTCTTCCCCAACTTCAAACTACCATAATTTTTAAAATTAGATGCCCGAATTTCTCGCATGCGCTGATTATTGGCACCTGTAACTACATCGGCAACTA encodes:
- a CDS encoding peptidylprolyl isomerase is translated as MEYPQLDLENVKGPKAVIKTNHGDIKVQLFEKDAPMTVENFVRLAKKGYYDNTTFHRVISDFMIQGGDPKGDGTGGESIWGHPFEDEFSNKLFNLRGALSMANSGPNTNGSQFFIVQNKNVPKRMIKEMDAAGYPKEIVKAYKQGGTPWLDGRHTVFGQVIDGMDVVDEIAKVPRDKANDKPKEDVIIKNIQIED
- the xerS gene encoding tyrosine recombinase XerS — translated: METNKYLELIKQELANMPDFVKEYNLGTSHSLTTTYQYLTEIRRFFDWLRQNNIASVSSNKEIEVTTLENLQRNDVMLYIHHLKHTKNQQGRLNSPTTINRSINALRSLYKFLTITSDNNHGEPYFDRNVMLKINSLNDTKTLNYRAHVLESHMYMGDLKYQFLDFIENEYIHKCNKQSLPAFKKNHERDMAIIALILGTGIRVSECVGVNMRNINLKDAMLDVTRKGGQKDSVPIAEWTIPYLKKYREIRADHYHAEKEDIAFFLTRWHGKTKRITTNAVEKMVNKYSAAFGKPLTPHKLRHTLASELYEVTKDQVLVAQQLGQKGTTATDLYTHVDQKKQKAALNKINRYKSSD
- a CDS encoding YoaK family protein, which encodes MNIFTNDKYRPSESRILATSLTFSAGFIDAYTYIQRGHTLSAGQTGNVIFFASAFADHNIAGMLNRATTFIAFTLGLLLVGLFHKYVKSNYWRVFCLFPILLICLGVGFVPKTVPNYYVVPVIAFGLAVQNASFSKIEGMGYNNAFTTGNLKKSVVAWSAYFFGEDKSQHNAAVNYMLLVIAFAFGAIVSALLQKVFLLKTIWFAVLLLGTINIVYTISLSKRKKLNFKND